In Acidobacteriota bacterium, a single genomic region encodes these proteins:
- a CDS encoding TolC family protein: MDSTLSALTRDSHIVVILLVLGVLTVPAPLVAQAPPPAPLTVDAAVRIALDRNPRARAAAEGVRVAEEAVGEARAPYYPTLSVTAGYTRWETHAFLPGGLLGSDIPSTIGPTNDWTAGLSGRYTLYDSGKRAADLRVAMAHRAAADHEAARVRQDLSLEVRRAFYALVAARDGEEVAATNLARAEEHFRLASERRAAGAVSGGDVIQAQVQVAEARLARVRIESLVRQARGALNTAMGLPVDTLVEAAPQGDSLMPADAIDVTRALAQAVAGRPTIRAAIERATAATEAVAGARSAFGPRIGAEWTAGVRDNRFFPSDRDWRLGVSVSWSLFDGFAKQHRLAGARAARARDEAEVERTKQTVQAEVWSAHAKLRETHEAIGAAEVLIRDADENVRIARERYRVGAGTVNELLDAQAALARADAVRAQAEWDYRSARATYEWTIGRALPAGAPAGAAGGGL; the protein is encoded by the coding sequence ATGGACTCGACACTGAGCGCGCTCACCCGTGACAGCCACATCGTCGTCATTCTTCTGGTGCTGGGAGTCCTGACGGTCCCGGCGCCCCTCGTCGCGCAGGCGCCGCCGCCGGCCCCCTTGACGGTGGACGCGGCCGTGCGAATCGCGCTCGACCGCAACCCGCGCGCGCGAGCGGCGGCCGAGGGCGTGCGTGTGGCGGAAGAGGCGGTGGGGGAGGCGCGTGCGCCGTACTATCCCACCCTCAGCGTGACCGCCGGGTATACGCGATGGGAAACGCACGCCTTCCTCCCGGGAGGCCTGTTGGGGTCGGACATTCCGAGCACGATCGGGCCGACCAACGACTGGACCGCGGGCCTCTCCGGCCGCTACACGCTCTACGACAGCGGTAAGCGGGCAGCCGACTTGCGCGTCGCGATGGCCCATCGTGCCGCCGCGGACCACGAGGCGGCGCGGGTGCGCCAGGATCTTTCGCTGGAGGTGCGGCGCGCGTTCTATGCGCTGGTCGCCGCGCGCGACGGCGAGGAGGTGGCCGCAACCAACCTGGCGCGCGCCGAGGAGCACTTCAGACTGGCCTCGGAGCGGCGCGCGGCTGGAGCGGTGTCCGGAGGCGATGTCATCCAGGCGCAAGTCCAGGTGGCGGAAGCGCGCCTCGCGCGGGTGCGTATCGAGAGTCTGGTACGGCAGGCACGCGGCGCGCTGAATACGGCGATGGGACTGCCGGTTGATACGCTCGTCGAGGCAGCGCCGCAGGGCGACTCGCTCATGCCGGCGGATGCGATCGACGTGACCCGTGCGCTCGCGCAGGCGGTGGCCGGCCGGCCGACCATCCGCGCCGCCATCGAGCGGGCGACGGCCGCGACGGAAGCGGTCGCGGGTGCACGGAGCGCGTTCGGGCCTCGCATCGGGGCCGAATGGACGGCCGGGGTGCGGGATAACCGCTTCTTCCCGTCGGACCGCGACTGGCGCCTTGGCGTCAGCGTGAGCTGGTCGTTGTTCGACGGATTTGCGAAACAGCACCGGCTCGCCGGGGCCAGGGCCGCCCGCGCGCGCGACGAGGCGGAGGTGGAGCGAACGAAGCAGACGGTGCAGGCGGAGGTGTGGTCCGCGCATGCGAAACTCCGCGAGACGCATGAGGCCATCGGCGCAGCCGAGGTGCTGATCCGTGACGCGGACGAAAACGTCCGCATCGCGCGGGAACGGTATCGCGTCGGTGCAGGCACCGTGAACGAGCTGCTGGACGCGCAGGCCGCCCTGGCGCGCGCCGATGCGGTCCGCGCCCAGGCGGAATGGGACTATCGATCCGCCCGTGCTACGTACGAGTGGACGATCGGTCGTGCCCTGCCCGCCGGGGCACCGGCGGGCGCCGCAGGCGGCGGCTTGTGA
- a CDS encoding protein kinase, producing MLHYRVEERLGVGGMGEVYRARDLRLDRNVALKFLPASRQADPESRARLLGEARAAAALRSPHVAAIFDIEEYEGALFIVMECVRGEPLSRRTARGPVPPLEGIAIAIQVAAALEEAHGRGLVHRDIKSSNIMIDDRGVAKVLDFGLAKYRPDVTLTTSHTPAPVTAADVVLGTLAYMSPEQARNLPIDGRSDLFSLGVVLHEMLAGQLPFDTSSAADLLEGILHGSPAPLPVGSPDLERVVTRALAKDPAGRYQSAAEFREALEDARRGLTMTGESPSQRGASSAGATLTHGGGSEGRSGHRVAVLRFTNITGQPADDWIAAGLAETVTSDLKHLHAVTVIGTEQVADTLQRLDGDDTRGRNGERDLAIRLGRQLGATCIVTGGYQRQGNALRVTARFVDVPTGTVTNTVRLDGDMTQIFALQDQIVHELTHDLDLRLHASEVLAIEEPETQSIQAYEYYSRGLVELRRAEQSSLERAIELFESAIEHDPRYASAWAALGAAYDLKAFFSGTPQFSEKAVELERRALAINPRLSVAHHWLGVAYLNTGRFDEAIAASGEAIRLDPGNALAHAARGRGLAFGRGRLDDAIKELTEAVRLDATLGYAHLLLARLCLLRGGYARAEASARQAVQVQETGSSLRGPNVVGARLELEERFAAVFWRLGRGEESDRHFRQASGMFAREDEGHALGALERYGLAALLARRGETDRALAYLSEAVAALPSFIALVLNVDPDWQHLRNDVRVRERLPENPMTAPEG from the coding sequence GTGCTGCACTATCGCGTGGAGGAACGCCTCGGTGTCGGCGGCATGGGCGAGGTGTACCGCGCGCGCGATCTGCGCCTGGATCGGAACGTCGCGTTGAAGTTCCTGCCCGCGTCGCGACAGGCCGATCCCGAGAGTCGGGCGCGTCTCCTGGGAGAGGCGCGGGCGGCTGCCGCGCTCCGTTCGCCGCACGTCGCCGCCATCTTCGACATCGAGGAGTACGAAGGCGCGCTGTTCATCGTGATGGAATGCGTGCGCGGGGAACCGCTGTCCCGCCGGACGGCGCGCGGCCCGGTGCCGCCGCTGGAGGGCATCGCCATCGCGATCCAGGTGGCCGCGGCCCTGGAGGAGGCGCATGGTCGCGGGCTGGTCCATCGGGATATCAAAAGCAGCAACATCATGATCGACGACCGCGGGGTCGCGAAGGTCCTCGACTTCGGGTTGGCGAAGTACCGGCCTGACGTCACCCTCACGACCAGCCACACACCGGCGCCGGTGACGGCCGCGGACGTCGTCCTGGGCACGTTGGCCTACATGTCGCCCGAACAGGCGCGAAACCTCCCGATCGATGGCCGCTCCGACCTGTTCTCGCTCGGCGTGGTGCTCCATGAAATGCTCGCCGGTCAACTGCCGTTCGACACGAGCAGTGCCGCAGACCTGCTCGAGGGCATCCTCCACGGCTCCCCCGCGCCCCTTCCCGTGGGATCTCCCGACCTCGAACGCGTTGTGACCCGGGCGCTGGCAAAAGATCCGGCCGGCCGATACCAGAGCGCGGCAGAATTTCGCGAGGCGCTCGAGGACGCACGACGTGGTCTCACCATGACAGGTGAAAGTCCCAGCCAGCGTGGAGCGAGCTCCGCGGGCGCGACGCTGACACACGGAGGCGGCTCAGAAGGTCGATCGGGACATCGAGTCGCGGTGCTGCGCTTCACCAATATCACCGGGCAGCCCGCCGACGATTGGATCGCGGCCGGCCTGGCCGAGACGGTCACGTCCGACCTAAAGCACCTGCATGCCGTGACCGTCATCGGCACGGAGCAGGTTGCCGATACGCTTCAGCGGCTGGACGGGGATGACACCCGCGGTCGCAACGGCGAGCGCGATCTCGCAATCCGGCTTGGGCGTCAGTTGGGCGCCACCTGCATTGTCACCGGAGGGTACCAGCGGCAGGGCAATGCCCTGCGTGTCACCGCCCGCTTCGTTGACGTGCCGACCGGCACGGTCACGAACACCGTCAGGCTCGATGGCGACATGACCCAGATCTTCGCGTTGCAGGACCAGATCGTTCACGAACTCACACACGACCTCGATCTCCGGCTGCACGCGTCCGAGGTGCTGGCGATCGAAGAGCCCGAGACGCAGTCAATACAAGCGTATGAGTACTACTCCCGCGGCCTGGTCGAACTGCGACGCGCTGAGCAGTCATCTCTCGAGCGCGCGATCGAGCTGTTCGAGAGCGCTATCGAGCACGACCCGCGGTATGCCTCCGCATGGGCCGCACTCGGCGCTGCGTACGACCTGAAAGCGTTCTTCTCCGGGACGCCGCAATTTTCCGAGAAGGCCGTGGAGCTGGAACGGCGAGCACTGGCGATCAATCCGCGGTTGTCCGTCGCCCACCACTGGCTTGGCGTGGCCTATTTGAACACGGGACGATTTGACGAGGCGATCGCCGCGTCTGGTGAGGCTATTCGTCTCGATCCGGGCAACGCGCTTGCCCACGCGGCGCGTGGCCGAGGACTCGCCTTCGGGCGCGGTCGCCTGGACGACGCGATCAAGGAGCTGACCGAAGCCGTCCGCCTGGACGCGACGCTCGGCTACGCGCACCTCCTCCTGGCGCGCCTCTGTCTCCTGCGTGGCGGTTACGCACGAGCGGAAGCGTCCGCGCGCCAGGCGGTGCAGGTTCAGGAGACCGGATCGAGCCTGCGTGGGCCCAATGTGGTCGGCGCCCGTCTGGAACTGGAGGAGCGGTTCGCCGCGGTGTTCTGGAGGCTGGGCAGAGGAGAGGAGTCAGACCGTCACTTTCGGCAGGCGTCGGGCATGTTCGCACGTGAGGACGAGGGTCACGCTCTGGGGGCGCTGGAGAGGTACGGGCTGGCGGCGCTGCTGGCACGCAGGGGCGAGACAGACCGCGCGTTGGCCTACCTGTCTGAGGCCGTCGCGGCGCTTCCCTCGTTCATCGCCCTTGTACTCAACGTTGACCCGGATTGGCAACATCTTCGAAACGATGTGCGCGTCCGCGAGCGCCTGCCCGAGAATCCCATGACCGCACCGGAAGGCTGA
- a CDS encoding YgiT-type zinc finger protein encodes MTCVICKHGTTAPGTTRMAVERGSTVLVVRGVPAQVCELAVAAEGGVQVEVREYIAA; translated from the coding sequence ATGACGTGCGTGATTTGTAAGCACGGGACGACCGCGCCGGGCACGACGCGGATGGCGGTTGAACGCGGCTCGACGGTCCTGGTCGTACGCGGTGTACCGGCGCAGGTCTGCGAGTTGGCCGTTGCGGCCGAGGGCGGCGTACAGGTCGAGGTTCGCGAATACATCGCGGCGTGA
- a CDS encoding DUF4258 domain-containing protein, with product MISRDQLDIRQHAAQRMLERNISVADVLVVLNSGATIEDYPEDTPFPSRLTLGWVGQRPVHVVWATAASTDRIVIITVYEPNPEEWDNTFRRRRT from the coding sequence ATGATTTCACGCGATCAACTGGACATCCGCCAGCATGCCGCGCAGCGGATGTTGGAGCGGAACATTTCGGTGGCCGACGTACTGGTCGTTCTGAACAGCGGCGCGACTATTGAGGACTATCCTGAAGACACGCCGTTTCCAAGCCGATTAACGCTTGGCTGGGTCGGGCAACGGCCGGTGCACGTGGTATGGGCCACCGCGGCCAGCACAGACCGGATTGTGATCATTACGGTCTATGAGCCGAACCCCGAGGAGTGGGACAATACCTTTCGCCGGAGGCGAACATGA
- a CDS encoding type II toxin-antitoxin system prevent-host-death family antitoxin, with translation MGTREKRIGIRELKSTLSECVREVRAGRTIVVTDHGQPVARIIPEGVSLRERIEALKRAGTIAWSGRRLRPAKPAGKVRGAKTVADLVVENRE, from the coding sequence ATGGGAACCCGCGAAAAGCGAATCGGCATCCGGGAACTCAAATCGACGTTGAGCGAGTGCGTTCGCGAAGTACGGGCCGGAAGGACGATTGTCGTCACTGACCATGGCCAACCCGTTGCTCGCATCATTCCCGAGGGGGTGTCGCTGCGGGAGCGCATCGAGGCTCTCAAGAGAGCCGGCACGATTGCGTGGAGTGGCCGGCGTCTCAGGCCGGCGAAGCCCGCCGGGAAGGTCCGCGGCGCGAAAACGGTCGCCGATTTGGTCGTCGAAAATCGCGAGTGA
- a CDS encoding type II toxin-antitoxin system VapC family toxin — protein MIAYLDASALVKRYIVERGSRETIALTGESEMTATSIVSRAEVVAALAKAARTGVVTQELARNARRLFIGDWPDLVRVPMTEALVERAEGLAWEHGLRGYDSVQLASALTWQESVAAEIVLATFDQQLWDAAKRAGLKAWPAERPGGTAALEQPPDETDDTD, from the coding sequence GTGATTGCGTATCTCGACGCGAGCGCACTGGTGAAGCGCTACATCGTCGAACGCGGGTCAAGGGAGACGATCGCGCTCACCGGCGAATCCGAGATGACGGCAACGTCGATCGTCAGCCGCGCTGAAGTGGTTGCGGCACTCGCCAAAGCCGCTCGCACCGGTGTCGTCACGCAGGAGCTTGCACGGAACGCTCGACGACTGTTCATCGGAGATTGGCCGGACCTTGTGCGCGTCCCGATGACGGAGGCACTGGTCGAGCGAGCCGAGGGGCTGGCGTGGGAGCACGGCTTGCGCGGCTACGATTCAGTGCAACTCGCGTCCGCTTTGACCTGGCAAGAATCCGTCGCCGCCGAAATCGTCCTGGCGACGTTCGATCAGCAGCTGTGGGACGCGGCGAAACGAGCAGGACTCAAAGCGTGGCCGGCAGAACGCCCAGGCGGGACAGCGGCGCTCGAACAGCCTCCAGATGAAACGGACGACACCGACTGA
- a CDS encoding DUF1259 domain-containing protein, translating to MCMTVAGGLLWSGVVSAQETPSEYKTVLTTLGKGGDFKEGVLKVNIPRNDLRVTIKQRPAPTPFGFGGWIALTKGEGGHEVMMGDLVLTEDEVNPVMSAILDNGLDVTALHNHFFWEQPRVFYMHVHGMGSAADLTRRVKPAIDLIDQSARRASTPPAAPVASAPTLNSAALAKIVGHEGEQNGPVYKITIGRPDINVREHGAAINSRMGLNTWAAFTGTDAEAMVAGDVAMLEHEVTPVLKALRGNGLDVVAIHHHMTDVQPVVIFLHYYGTGPAAKLAQGVRAAVDLLGKAAASRQWSSTLGLDGGGCLGFELARALGGGR from the coding sequence ATGTGCATGACGGTAGCTGGGGGCCTTCTGTGGTCCGGCGTGGTGAGCGCACAGGAGACGCCGAGCGAGTACAAGACGGTCCTCACGACGCTGGGGAAGGGCGGCGATTTCAAAGAGGGCGTGCTGAAGGTGAACATCCCCCGAAACGATCTGCGTGTCACGATCAAACAAAGGCCGGCACCGACGCCGTTCGGCTTCGGCGGCTGGATCGCCCTCACGAAGGGCGAGGGAGGACACGAAGTCATGATGGGTGACCTCGTGCTCACCGAGGACGAAGTGAATCCCGTGATGTCGGCCATCCTCGACAACGGCCTCGATGTCACCGCGCTGCACAATCACTTCTTCTGGGAACAGCCGCGGGTCTTCTACATGCACGTGCACGGTATGGGGAGCGCGGCGGATCTGACCCGTCGCGTCAAGCCCGCCATCGATCTCATCGACCAATCCGCGAGGCGCGCGTCGACCCCACCGGCCGCGCCGGTGGCATCAGCACCGACGCTGAACAGCGCCGCGCTCGCGAAGATCGTCGGCCACGAGGGCGAGCAGAACGGACCGGTCTACAAAATCACGATTGGCCGGCCCGATATCAACGTGCGGGAGCACGGCGCCGCGATCAACTCGCGGATGGGACTGAACACATGGGCGGCCTTCACGGGGACTGATGCGGAGGCCATGGTGGCCGGCGATGTCGCGATGCTCGAACATGAGGTCACGCCGGTGCTGAAGGCGCTACGCGGCAACGGACTCGACGTCGTCGCGATTCACCACCACATGACCGACGTGCAGCCGGTGGTGATCTTCCTCCACTACTACGGCACCGGACCCGCGGCAAAGCTCGCGCAGGGCGTCCGCGCCGCGGTTGACTTGCTAGGGAAGGCGGCAGCGAGTCGTCAGTGGTCGTCGACGCTTGGCCTTGACGGCGGCGGGTGTTTGGGATTCGAACTCGCGAGAGCGCTCGGAGGTGGACGTTAA
- a CDS encoding chromate resistance protein, producing the protein MTGTVKAQPQSRATPRPFQSGRRWLLFVHQLPSTASNLRVRTWRRLQQLGALPVKQAVYVLPDTPSAREDFEWLKTEIKSAGGDATVFAADNVDSWSDDALVEEFRRARQEAYATLARDIEQVLGRLAATRRPRGTRAPALGRLVEVFRERLSAIEHIDFFGSAGRDRVTTVLQQLQHKALATHRPAEPSRTAGSADPRDYGNRLWVTRPRPGVDRMASAWLIKRFVDPNGRFAFVADRESVPHDGVPFDMFGVEFSHQGEGCTFETLCAVFAIQEPAVARIAGIVHDLDLKDGRFGAQEAPTVGTVIEGMQLSISKDDELLDRGMALFESLYRAFEQSARSTGPRPVARSRTGAPTRRAKDATRRRRTD; encoded by the coding sequence ATGACTGGTACGGTCAAAGCTCAACCGCAATCCCGCGCTACCCCTCGGCCGTTCCAGTCTGGGCGCCGTTGGCTGCTATTTGTGCACCAGCTGCCCTCCACCGCCTCGAACTTGCGCGTCCGCACATGGCGACGGCTGCAACAGCTCGGTGCCCTCCCGGTCAAGCAGGCGGTGTACGTCCTGCCCGACACGCCCAGTGCGCGCGAAGACTTCGAGTGGCTCAAGACGGAAATCAAGTCCGCTGGCGGGGACGCGACCGTCTTTGCCGCTGACAACGTCGATTCGTGGTCGGACGATGCGCTGGTGGAGGAGTTCAGACGTGCGCGGCAGGAGGCGTACGCCACCCTCGCACGCGACATCGAGCAAGTACTCGGACGGCTCGCGGCCACACGCCGGCCCCGCGGGACGCGCGCGCCAGCCCTGGGGCGCCTCGTCGAGGTATTCAGGGAACGCTTGAGCGCGATCGAGCACATCGACTTCTTCGGAAGCGCCGGTCGCGATCGCGTCACCACGGTGCTGCAGCAGCTCCAACACAAAGCCCTCGCCACACATCGCCCGGCTGAACCATCGCGGACGGCTGGCAGCGCCGATCCGCGGGACTATGGGAATCGTCTGTGGGTGACGCGTCCACGTCCGGGAGTGGACCGCATGGCCTCGGCATGGCTGATCAAGCGCTTCGTGGACCCTAATGGACGGTTCGCGTTCGTGGCCGACCGCGAATCAGTGCCGCACGACGGGGTGCCGTTCGACATGTTCGGCGTGGAGTTCAGCCACCAGGGCGAGGGATGCACGTTTGAAACACTCTGCGCCGTCTTCGCGATTCAGGAGCCGGCGGTCGCTCGCATTGCCGGCATCGTGCACGACCTCGATCTGAAGGATGGCCGCTTCGGCGCACAGGAGGCACCGACCGTCGGGACTGTGATCGAAGGCATGCAGCTCTCAATTTCTAAAGACGACGAGCTGCTCGACCGGGGCATGGCTCTGTTCGAATCGCTATACCGTGCCTTCGAACAGTCTGCACGATCCACGGGTCCCCGGCCCGTGGCGCGGTCGCGCACCGGTGCCCCAACGCGCCGAGCGAAGGACGCCACTCGCCGGCGACGCACCGATTAA
- a CDS encoding MFS transporter, producing MAYCSYAICRTPLLPLFARDLGAAPALIGLVMGASTLTGIVLKLPAGAWSDILGRRPLLVCGALVFATLPFTYLGVSTLAALITLRFMHGSATAIFGPVASASLSDIAPPLKRGTWLSAYSTAQGAGQALGPVLAGYLIAAGRFDLAFLAAGVIGLAAPLIVMGWRSGSTAPPSTDRWQGFKAGIGEVAQNRLVLVASGAQAAQFVLNGALNAFLPLYGRDVVGLTTPQLGWLFGIQTVTTLAIRPLIGFLSDRAGRQWVIVAGLTVCSVAVLAMSRATDLSALFGAVLAYAAGVATTTAATSAYITDVTRRARYGAAHGVFGTVYDVGDALGPIAAGLLVATVGYARMFQILAVVGFAMALVFSLASRSRPTTDLPQAK from the coding sequence GTGGCGTACTGCAGCTACGCGATCTGCCGGACGCCTTTGCTGCCGCTCTTCGCACGCGATCTCGGAGCGGCGCCGGCGTTGATCGGCTTGGTGATGGGCGCATCGACGCTGACCGGGATCGTCCTCAAGCTCCCGGCTGGCGCGTGGTCTGACATTCTGGGTCGACGTCCCTTGCTGGTGTGTGGCGCGTTGGTCTTCGCGACCCTGCCGTTCACGTACCTTGGCGTCTCCACGTTGGCGGCGCTCATCACGCTCCGGTTCATGCACGGCAGTGCAACGGCCATCTTCGGGCCCGTCGCGTCCGCCAGTCTCTCGGACATCGCGCCACCCTTGAAGCGCGGAACGTGGCTGAGTGCGTATTCCACTGCGCAAGGTGCCGGGCAGGCGCTGGGACCGGTTCTGGCCGGGTATCTGATTGCCGCAGGCCGTTTTGATCTCGCATTTCTCGCGGCCGGTGTTATCGGCCTCGCGGCCCCCTTGATCGTGATGGGGTGGCGAAGCGGTTCCACCGCGCCTCCGAGCACGGATCGCTGGCAGGGATTCAAGGCCGGTATCGGCGAAGTGGCTCAGAATCGCCTGGTCCTCGTCGCAAGTGGTGCGCAAGCGGCCCAGTTCGTCCTGAACGGGGCGCTCAACGCGTTTCTGCCTCTCTACGGCCGCGACGTGGTGGGGCTCACCACGCCACAGCTCGGATGGCTGTTCGGCATCCAGACGGTCACGACACTCGCGATTCGGCCGCTCATTGGATTCCTCTCGGATCGGGCCGGTCGTCAGTGGGTGATTGTCGCTGGCTTGACCGTATGCAGCGTCGCGGTGCTGGCGATGTCCAGGGCCACGGACCTTTCGGCACTGTTCGGAGCGGTGCTCGCGTACGCCGCCGGCGTGGCCACCACGACCGCCGCAACGAGCGCGTACATCACGGATGTCACCCGTCGAGCGCGCTATGGGGCCGCCCACGGCGTATTCGGCACTGTTTATGACGTCGGAGACGCGCTTGGCCCAATCGCTGCCGGCCTGTTGGTGGCCACTGTGGGGTACGCACGCATGTTTCAGATCCTGGCGGTCGTCGGCTTCGCGATGGCACTGGTGTTTTCACTGGCGTCGCGAAGCCGACCGACGACGGACCTCCCGCAGGCGAAGTGA
- a CDS encoding extracellular solute-binding protein: MYDTEETKSTGLANRLIAEKPRPQADVFWSNEPVRTLVLKSRDMLAPYRSPSAEGIPATLVDPEGFWTGFSARMRVIAYNTTLVTSEDAPQSVFDLADPKWRGQAAIADPRFGSTSFHVAALYALAGDEKMDDFFRRLKANDVKVVDGNSVVRDLVARGEVKIGLTDTDDVNVALEDGQPVAMVLPDAAGLGVPMMPNMVSLIANAPNADEGRKLIDYLLSPDVERQLAQSEAVQIPLHAGVEGPKNIPAIDTFKPMTLDYSKAANRVEDVTNRLAGILGL; encoded by the coding sequence GTGTACGACACCGAAGAGACCAAGTCGACGGGCCTCGCCAATCGTCTGATCGCCGAGAAGCCACGCCCTCAGGCCGATGTCTTCTGGTCGAACGAGCCGGTCCGCACGCTCGTGCTCAAGTCTCGGGACATGCTGGCACCCTACCGGTCACCAAGCGCTGAAGGCATTCCGGCGACACTCGTCGACCCCGAGGGCTTTTGGACGGGATTTTCGGCTCGTATGCGGGTGATTGCGTACAACACGACGCTGGTGACGTCGGAAGACGCACCGCAATCGGTCTTCGATTTGGCGGATCCAAAGTGGCGCGGGCAGGCGGCCATCGCCGATCCGCGATTCGGCTCCACGTCTTTCCACGTCGCCGCCCTTTACGCCCTCGCAGGTGACGAAAAGATGGACGACTTCTTCCGTCGGCTGAAAGCCAACGACGTCAAAGTGGTCGACGGCAACTCCGTCGTGCGTGATCTGGTCGCGCGCGGCGAGGTCAAGATCGGGTTGACCGATACAGACGATGTCAACGTCGCACTCGAAGACGGGCAACCCGTCGCGATGGTGTTGCCGGACGCGGCTGGCCTGGGCGTGCCCATGATGCCGAACATGGTGTCGCTGATCGCCAATGCGCCCAACGCGGACGAGGGGCGCAAGCTCATTGACTATCTGCTCTCGCCGGACGTCGAGCGGCAACTCGCACAGTCCGAGGCGGTGCAGATTCCGCTTCACGCCGGCGTAGAGGGTCCAAAGAACATTCCTGCGATCGACACCTTCAAGCCCATGACGCTCGATTACTCAAAGGCCGCGAATCGCGTCGAGGACGTGACGAATCGCCTCGCCGGAATTCTGGGTCTCTGA
- a CDS encoding PLP-dependent transferase: MTSRDTTGHNAGDPGSVESWLVSAGRDRRPGSPLNVPPMPASNFVLGEPRAYSRDDGTPGWEALEEIVGGLEGGSSVAFASGMAGIAAIFDQLPAGSVVALPDDCYQGVVGLAQAGQRRGRWTVHRVAVADTAGWVEMCGVADLIWLESPSNPLLTVGDLDTICAAPRKRGAILGVDNTFATPLNQRPLTLGADVAVQSVTKFIGGHSDLLGGVVTVRDANLLAALRQSRELTGGTPGTLEAFLAVRGARTLALRLERAQHNAMTLAERLARHPSVTLTRYPGLASHPTHEAARRQLKGFGTIISFDVRGDTPAADAVCAGLQLIQHATSLGAVESTIERRASIPGQEHLPPTLLRLSVGIEAVEDLWTDLDRALRAVPEVWY, encoded by the coding sequence ATGACATCGAGGGATACGACAGGGCACAACGCGGGTGATCCAGGCTCGGTCGAATCGTGGCTGGTCTCGGCAGGACGGGATCGGCGCCCGGGTTCGCCGCTGAATGTGCCGCCGATGCCGGCGTCGAACTTCGTGCTGGGCGAACCTCGTGCGTACTCGCGCGACGACGGCACGCCGGGTTGGGAGGCCTTGGAAGAGATCGTCGGCGGCCTTGAAGGCGGCTCCTCGGTCGCCTTCGCCTCCGGCATGGCGGGAATCGCGGCAATCTTCGATCAACTCCCCGCGGGCTCGGTTGTGGCCCTGCCGGACGACTGCTACCAAGGTGTCGTGGGACTCGCGCAAGCTGGCCAACGGCGCGGCCGGTGGACCGTGCATCGCGTGGCCGTGGCCGACACCGCGGGCTGGGTCGAGATGTGCGGAGTGGCCGACTTGATTTGGCTGGAGTCGCCTTCGAACCCGCTGCTGACTGTGGGCGACCTGGACACCATCTGCGCTGCACCGCGGAAGCGTGGCGCGATTCTCGGCGTGGACAACACCTTCGCGACGCCGCTCAATCAGCGTCCACTGACGCTTGGAGCCGACGTGGCCGTGCAATCGGTGACGAAGTTCATCGGCGGACACTCGGACCTGCTCGGCGGCGTTGTCACCGTGCGCGACGCCAACTTGCTGGCGGCGCTGCGTCAGTCCCGGGAGCTCACGGGCGGAACACCCGGCACCCTCGAGGCGTTTCTCGCGGTGCGTGGAGCGAGAACGCTGGCACTGCGCCTGGAGCGGGCGCAGCACAACGCCATGACACTGGCCGAGCGCCTCGCGCGCCATCCCAGCGTCACGCTGACGCGCTATCCGGGTTTGGCGAGCCACCCGACTCACGAGGCCGCGCGACGCCAACTCAAGGGCTTCGGCACGATCATCTCGTTCGACGTGCGTGGCGATACTCCCGCCGCCGACGCCGTGTGCGCCGGACTGCAGCTCATTCAACACGCCACGAGCCTTGGCGCAGTCGAATCCACCATCGAACGGCGGGCCAGCATTCCTGGGCAGGAGCACCTGCCTCCGACGCTGTTGCGGCTGAGCGTGGGGATCGAGGCCGTCGAGGATCTTTGGACCGATCTGGATCGAGCGCTGCGAGCCGTGCCGGAAGTGTGGTACTGA